A window of Pyrus communis chromosome 3, drPyrComm1.1, whole genome shotgun sequence genomic DNA:
TTCATCTGACATATTTTAACGGATTCATCAAACGTTTACAAAGCTCAAATATCGATCcacaaattatatatatgggGGTGAAATATGCGTTGAAAATAAACTCCTCTATGCCTCCATTCACCACATATAATGACTGATAATAAACACTTGCATTTTGTTTGGTTCTTAATCTGAAAAAACCAAagctaattttgattttttaataacGACTCACAAGCTCATTTTGTATGGTTGAACTCACTTCCCCGGGGAACTTTACAACAGATATGCAGGCAATATATATGGGGATGTTTCGTTTCAAGTAAATTTTTATAGCTAGCATAAAAAGATGTAGATAAAAGAATTTGAGGATAAGTTAACGGCTCGATCTTTCAGAATTACTCATCGAAAAGATAGCAAATGTATGTTTTGTGGCTAACGGAGAGATAAAAGAATTTGAGCTTGAGACCTCTCATATCACAAGATTAAGAGCTAATTAGTAATTACAATATTTCTCTGTTCCAAATTGGTAAAATCACCAAGGAAAAGTTACTATATTTTATTACTGCTTAATGTATCAGTAGTACAATAGCAAATGCATGAAACTAAAGAGGCGTAAATTAACGTCGGCCTTCCAGAAACTTCAAATAGAAACATTAGCCGAAAAAACACAATTATTTGGACCAGGTAAAGGGAACGACACTTCCACTACTATGCCCTAGTTTTTCCTCTCTCAATATTTACAGTTTTTGCCATACGttttagcctatataaacagcaaTATATAACTTTGTGGTGTATATACACTTGAGTAGTAAATAAAAATGGCACTATCGCAGCTCCCAGCAGGCTCCCAAAGCTCTAATTCGCTATTCAGCGTACTAGAGATCGCCAAAGAGCCCTTAATCTCAGTCCCACAATGTTACGTGCGTTTGGAACAAGAGCCAACTCCAACTGAACTCTCTGATAGTCATAAGGGCACCTTCCCTTCTATCCCTACTATCGATATGACGAAATTTGTTAACGGAGAAACCTCGGACTTTGCAAGTCAACTAGAAAAACTGCACTCAACTTGCAAAGATTGGGGCATTTTTCAGGTCTAATACTGATCTCTCAAATTTATTGAACTTAAATACTTTTTTCTTAATATGGACACGGATTAGTATGCACTTAATTGTGATATATATCTCCTCAAGACAAGCTAGTATCATTTGGAATTACATGAATTTAATATCCGGTGaactaaataaatatgaaaGATTTCATAGTTAAGCATAGCTAGTTAGATATATTGTCTTGTTTTATACGGCCTTTATCTTTTTACTTTCTATTATATGTCTACAATTTAtcaaaataaatttggagaaaagtAACACATAACCATgatattgttatttatttatttatttacagtTGGTGAACCATGGAGTTAGCCCTATGCTGTTAGAGAAGCTGAAACATGAGGTTCAAGTGTTCTTTAAGCTTCCcttggaagagaaaatgaaatatACAATAAGATCAGGTGATTTTGAAGGGTATGGAAACATAGTCAAGACCAAAGACCAAAAGCTTGACTGGGGTGATAGGTTCTATATGATAACCAACCCTATTCATCGAAGAAATCCGTACCTCTTCGCGGAGCTCCCTTCTTCCCTCAGGTCCTTTCTCTGATAAATCTTAAGCACCCGTTTAATAACcattttcacttttcatttttttaattttcaaaaaaagtgaaaacgaaaactgaaaaccaaaataaaaatggttGTGAAACGACCCTAAACTTGTATACAATTGTTTTCTCACTTATTCAAACACATGCGCACCcagtttttatgattttttaaattaacatgTTTTCTTGGTATATACTAGGAATACCTTGGAGTCATACTTTATGGAATTGGATCAACTTGCCATGAGACTTCTTGGGTTTATGGCGAAGGCTCTGAAGATAGAGATGAGTGAGATAGAGGAGTTGTTTGATAAAGATGGGATGCAATCAGTGAGGATGACATACTATCCTCCATGTCCACAACCAGAGCTGGTTGCAGGGCTCACACCTCACTCAGATGCAACTGGGATCACCATCCTCAACCAGCTTAATGGAGACGGTCTCCAAATTAAAAAAGACGGGGTTTGGATGCCTGTCAACTTCCATAAAGATGCTTTTGTGGTGAATGTAGGGGACATCTTTGAGGTTCGTCTTATATATTCGATTAATCCTATACTCATCACACTTTTCACAGTACATTTGTACCACATCTCTAATAGAGGATATGTTAAAAGTAGCATTTTTGTATATATTCTTCTTTCCTCACCCTTCATTTCTGCCCTATATATTCAACCACAAAGTAGTAAAAGATGATAAATGAAAGAGAAAAAGACTACTAAAGCTAACAAACGTGGGATTTTGAATCTCTATACATTCATGTTGGAGTTAATGAAATGAAGTTGTCTATTACTTTAGTATGTACAAGTACTCGGTGCGGTCACATATTTGAtctttgaatttgattcaacaacCTAACTTAATGAAGGAGAATTGTCAGATGAAATTCAACAGTtaaatatgtgtatatattttgaTACTAAAAAACATCCGTGAAACTAGGGCACAAATCAGGATAAGCCAGCTGAAAGAAAAGTTGAGATTTGCATGTACTAGCTTTATCAATATTATTGAATTGGTATGTAGAATGAGCAAACCACCGTACGTGGAACATTTTATCAGTGGTTTGAAACTGTTGAGTTTGAtcaattaacaataaaataaaaactttaatcTATCATATTACTATAGTAGTAGGACAATACTTGGGTTCACGTCATAGGTTAAATCATTCTTCTTTCGATGGCAACATGTAATCAATGACGAAGCCACTTTAAGGCCATTGtcctgaattttttttcttataaaccTCTACTACCATTGATCAATTTTATAATGCCACTTTTAACTTGAATTTGTTTTGTATTGGTTAGTCAAATTAACTTTATCCAAAAAATATAAAGCCTTAATTTTTTACATCAGAAGTTCAAAACTACAATTCTATAATGATATTAGTTGATCATATTCTCTGATTCTTTCCtatatacaatttttttcctttgcttgcaaactattattttgattaatttctcatttttctctatTATATCATTTATGAAATCAAGAAGAGAAAAAGTTTGTTTatgtcaaaaaaaaagaaaaaaaaaaccttccaaATTCTCTTATGCCTTATGTTTTTACGAAGGAATGCTTGGTCACTCACATGCGAATTTAATATCAAGAATGAACAATAAATGGATGTGCTTTTAATGTTTTATTATCAACCCTTGATATCAAGTTCAACTGTTGGTCACCAAGTGACTAAAAGAACGAGACTACGTTTCTATATGTATTATGCTCATTTTAGTCTGAAGTGTGCCCCTCTTAACAGGATTTTTTGGCTCCACCACTGCATATAATTGTTTCACTGTATAACTGCCACGTTGTTACTGAAGAAGGAATAACTCTTATATGTAATAAGGGGCCAAACCGTTTGTGTTACCTATTCATTTATGTTATCATATTGCATTTAATCATGGAgaaaattttttagtgtgccgGAAATATGGCCCAGTAAACCAAGTATCATAATACAaatggtttgaaatttttttttttttctaagtatttAATCACTTGTATTATGAGACTTAGTATACCGAGCTTTGTTCCTGGCACATAGAAAAACATGTCCAGATCATACTAAGGAAAATTTATATTACATTTGAAGAAAAGTGAGATTAAATTAGCAtatgaattgttattgacactttcAAAATATCATCGAACAATCCTCGCaagaatatttttctttcttaaaatagaaagtttgaagtacACATAAAATTCTTGAAGTgcaaataacaattctcttaatttattttaagtaCTATAATTTCTCTTGAACTTGAAATTAAAGGTGTGTAAATGTATGCAGATGCTGAGCAACGGAGTGTACAAAAGCATTGAACACAGGGTAATGGTGAATTCAGAGAAGGAAAGGGTGTCGGTTGCGATGTTCTTCGTCCCTAAATACGAGGCAGAGATTGGGCCACTCAGAAGCTTGGTATCCCCCCAAAACCCACCACTGTTCAAAAGGATTGGGACGGAAAAGTACCTGAACGATTTCTTCTCCCGCCGTAGGCTTGATGGAAAATCGTACTTGGAGCAGATGAAAATCCAAAATGTTTGACTAATGGCTGATCGATCCTATCGATTAGTCATTCATCAAGATATATAGTACTATATGGTGTGACAATAATTAAAGTTGTGCATGTATATTGTATATGCATATGCTTTTCCAAATGAGTGGGGTATTTGATTATATAGTGCCTTCATTTCCTATGTTtcaagcatgcatgcatgttatAGCTCCTATTTGGTATGTTGTGTATAATATATGCTTTTGTAAAAttcaaaaaggaaataaaatatgTGTTGTTTTTTGTGATGAGTATTGTTCATACAATAGTGCTAGCACTCAAGCGCCAACTAGGTTGTAACTTAGTACAGTGTTATTTACTTGTTTATTCTTGCTTAACAATATTTTTCGTCATCCAACCCATTGATTTTTTAGGTTATCACTAAatgatcatctttgcaaaactTCATTGAAATCAGAAGACGTTTAGTTATCAAATTGTCAAATGCTCGTAATAATAACTCAAGGGTTAGATAATTTTCGATGCGATTGAATTTTGCAGGATGACATACGAATTCATAAAAGACCTAAGGAACAATTTGGATCATGAGATTACCTTATAGAGCGGGCTCAAAGAAGTGGTTTGGACCGTATTAATTAGTTACTAATCAGTAaacacttgaatacattcttctaatttttttattgtttctttctAGTATACCTCTTACTCGAGCTTAAGGGGtttgtaaatttgttttttacGTTTTATGAGAGGCCCCTCCTCACTTAAAATTTCTGACTCTGTCACGGCACACTTTTGTACAAAACGAAACCCAGCGCGACTTCGACTTCAAGTACATCCAGTTCTTCGTGTATGTTAGTTATGTGAAGGTTGTTTGGACTTCAGGATGCAAGCAGAACAATTTGTAGGAGGTAAACAACTAAACGAACTGAGTCGTATCGTACTCATCCATCGTACTACATTCACATCTTAAACTGAAAATTTGAAGTCAAGCTTAAAATCTGTAATCGTAAACATACGAGGCCGGCAGAGGGCAGACATTAGTCAGAAGTTACTCTGCAAGCTAGCATAGATTGCTGTTTTTGCAGTTGGAAAGCATTAAGCACTACCAAGAACGGTACTATACACATCAGGCTATGTATTTATTCTTGGCACCTCTCCCAAGTCTCATCGCATCCTCCTGCAAAAACCGGAGCGTATAGggcattatttatttatgaggCCTCCAACTTAACAGGAAACTGAATAGAATAACGAACAATATACATAAGAAACAACATCCTTACATGAAATGTGAACCCAATAGTTTCATTGTAGTCCAGAAACCCCTTCCATTGTTTCCCAATGCTCACCTGCAGCAAGAAAGTGGATGTGAGACATCATTGCAACTTTCTTTACTAGAATGCAACTCACTGCTATAAATACAAATAAGTGCATGTAATTTGACGGCGCCATTTTCTCAAAGAAAGACCTGTTCCCACCCTTCGGTGTTTGGACCAGGCGATAAGTCTGGCTCAACAAATTTAAGTTATGTACAAAATTGATTCCTAGAAACTATTTGGCCCAAGTGGCCAAGTAGCTAACTTCTGGCTTTATTGAAAGAGACCTTCTATTTGACTAAAGAGGAGAGCAGTTGAATCGCCAAGGGTCTTGATGGATTTAGGGACGGAAATTGATCAACATAACGAataattctttctttcttcctaaaTAGACAGGAAATCTTTCCTTCCGCTAAAGCAACAAACCCAAAATGTGATGCTGTGAAAATTCTATCTAATGATAcaaaacttttaaaattttgaactttcATGTATGTAATGTGCCTTCGTGCATTACACAACATTCAGGGAGTCAAGCAGCAATTACCTGAGCAGCTTCATTTGTTGCATTCTTGGTCCAAAGAGCTATTTTATCTTGGCTTTTTCTGACATTGACAACTGCTCCACAGATTTCATCTCCATGATCAAACTGTTCTCCTATCATTGCTAGCAACTGGTACCAgaaaatacaaaacaattaGAGGCCACGCACGcacacacatatgcatacatatgcatgcatatatatatcaatttacCCACCCTCAAATACCACTTTCAGTTTAGACCATACCGTATACAACCAATAGGTATCAGATTTCCCCCTAGGATAAGGGACAGTCCAGTTTCCTCCATTAGCACACACAGGATCCTCCCACTTTGGCTCAATTTTGTATTTGAAACAATGGAAATCTGTCCCCACAATGAGCTTGCTCGGATGACGTACATTGTTGTAAATGCTGAATGCAAAACAGATATTATGAGCAAATTTGAGTCACCATCAAGAAAAGAGGAACAGCGGCAGACAGCAAGCACAACAACTGCTGGATAATTCGTGCAGTTCCATACAAGTAATTCTCATTACATACAGCTTTTTTAGATAACAACTTTGGATTTAGGTTTCTTTATGAAAAAGGAACAAAAGAGTTTGTCCACGCATACAGTTTATTAGCTCAAAAGAAATACTACCATGCTTGCTTAAATAACATTACTTGGACCAAAAACATCCACACTGATGCATATCGAAGCATTCCAAAGATCTAAGGAAACCCCTTCTAGCAAATTATTTTGATGTTGTTTGTGAAATCAACACATGGATGTAGAAATAGACACATTCAATTCCCCTAATCAACTAGGAGTGAACCCAATGAAATATGATTCATTATAATGAGTCGTGACAAATCGGGGAACCTCTAAAATATCAGTAACACgagaaaattaataggacaaCAGGAAATCAAGAAACAAATGCAACACCAGATTGAACACATGATTTTAAAGGCTAACCATTTTGAGATCTCACTAATCCTGGCAGCACTCATTATTGCAAAATCATCAACGATGCTACAGAAGAGACGCAAGCAGCCGAAATCGACACAAACACCCCAAAACATGTATCTCAAACAGAACGGAGTAACAAATTTACATAACATACAAGAAAAGAAACGAAAACATTGCGGATACTAAGAAAATCTCGAACCTCCATGTGTTATCACAAACTACAGCAAAATCTCGAACCTCCATGGAAAACAATAGAAACCAAAATCTCGAACTTTAACAATGGAGAATGCAAATCATCACTCTAAATCACAGAGCATTCCCGTGAGTTTCATAGTTTCCAATTTCTAGGTTTGCAATCGATACAAAACCAAATCCATTTCCTTTACCAAAAAATGGCCAAATTTGTTCTATCACAAACTACAGCAAGCACATAACAAACGCAAAAGATTCAATCTTTTCTCAGTTTTCCTACTAACCCAACAAAATTAAACCCAAAACCACAGGAAATGAAAGAATTAACCTCCAGAACTCCTCGACGGTAGTGAAGGTGTAGATCGGGCGGATGGAGCTGCCCCAATCCTCCTGCTTGGACTTGGCGGGCTTTGCGGCAGGGCTATCGAACCAGAAGGTCCAGGAGTGCTCCAGGGCGTGAGACTGCGGCGCAATTCCCTTCGAAGGCTTCGACGACGCCGAGTCTTGGTCGCCGACGATCTCTCCTTCTTCGGGCTCGTCGTCATCCTCCCTCGGCTTAGCGTTCGCCTCGGTCTTGGCCTGATCTTCTGAAGCTGAAGTCTTGGGTGCGTCTTCGACCACCATCGTTAGGGTTTGCGGAGGAGTTTCTTGCTGTCTCTTCTTTCCCGACGTTTCTTTTGTGCCAAATGTGAAAGAGTTGCGTTTTTTTGTTAGGGTGATGCTAGGGCGACGTGGAAGTTGTTGAAGATTGGATTGTTAATTAAGGGTTaattaatgtaattaaattattatttaagtattaattaatacatttaatttttattgataatacattatttagtttgcaaatttaatctattTAGTATTATTCTAACACTCGATAAATTTTTCTTATCTTATATTTATGTTTCGTCGCGTGACTAAGTTTTAATGGGGGATATAACATTATTGGGTCAACAGCAGCCGATACCCCATATTGGCTCCGGCACTCTAGAGCGGCGTGCGCTGGAACTTCTTTGGTCATCCGGACCTAAGAATTTCTCCAAGTTGTCACCAGCCATCATACTTAAAAGTTGAATCGAACTCTGAACTCATGGAACACGACTTATCCAACCAAACAGCCTAAGAACATTACCGGACCAAAAccggggtggggtggggtgggcgGGGGAGGGGGGAAGGGAGGGAGGGATGAGGGACAATTTCTTTTTCGTCCTTGGAAGATAgagaactatatatatatatatatcatatatacttGTATTCAGTCAACATGTCCACTACCGGGAAAATTATTTACAACGGTCTCTCTTCCCTCTCAACACTCATACAACACAGACCCGAGTTGGAAAAATAGCGCACGAACAATTTAGCCAAACTGAGCGAAACCAACGTGTATCAGACAATCTCTCCTTCCTCCCCATCCTCGTACAGCATTGATTCATCATCGTCGTCGTCTCCTGAATATTCAGGCTTTACAAATAAACCTAACTGCTCCAAAGGTGATTGGGGATGTGATCCACAGAAACCCCCAGACCTGCGATTAAAGTTGAGAATAGGAGCAAATACGGATAACCCTGTAAATCTTCCAAGTTCCTCTAGGATCTTCAAGCTTGTGTCAACCTCAACTGTTCGCTTCATCTGGACGAGAGATTATATTAAATTAAGACCACAAAGGCGAAAAAAGAGACCACATTCATGCAAGAACCcgtaaaaactttaaaacaaagGTAAACCTTCTCAAGTGCAATTCGAgcttcttctctttttctttcccgTTGCTGCTTCAACTCATTCTCGGCCCTCTTTCGTGTGGCAGCTTCAGCAGCTCTTATTTCAGCTTCGATCCTTGCTTTCTCTGCATTTATATAGTCAGCTTAAGACCGTCAATTATAGGTAGGTGGCAACAAGTTTAACGAGGAGATATTTTCTACGACTCATGTAGTGTAGCGTCTTAAAAAGAAGTAACCATATGATTATTACTAACTGAGATGTTAAAATGATTTTCCACACAGACGGATCATCTACTTAAAAGCGAGCACTTTCTCATTGCCTGCATTTGTGTAAAATAAAGAATCTCCCAACCCAGAATGATGCAGCCGAATAAAGGAAGAAACAAAACTATCATTGCTAGAAAATCAAAACTAGATTCTTTTGGCAAAAAACAAGATATTTACCTTCACGCTGCTTCCTCTCCAATCTTGCCCTTTCCTGCTGCATCTTAAGTGGATCACTTCTGTCATCCTGGATATAAGGAGGAAACACTGGATAAGCAAACTCAAATGCTAAAAAACTATCAAATAACTTAATAAAGTGAAAATGTTCTAACACAGCATCCAACAATCTCTACATGATCTTGCtaaaaaatgaagcttacatgATCTACGAGTTTCTGCTGTTGAGCTTTCCAAATAGTGTCTGCAAAGCGGCTCTTTAGCATTGCAGTACGGAGAGCCCTTTTCGGTGACATTTGAACATCAAAATGAGAAGTGCTCCATCCTgaaagaaatgagagagatCACCAATTCAGTAAGTCCAAATATGCCAAGCTAAAAAGTCAATGCTCAGACTTAAGTTTTGACATTGCTGGTGAATAAACTGACCTTCTCCAGAAGCAGAATCCGATACTGGAGTTGTAAGCCGAGGACTAGAACATATGTTTTCCCCATCCAAAGCACTTACGTCCCCTTCATATTTGCAACATCAATCTGGATCAGATCACTAAAAATAACTAACTGGTTAAATATCCTAATATAACAAGATGCTGCGTCATCTCACCATCAGATTCTGGATCTGATTTGCTCGTCTGGGATGTTGACAAGCTTTTTGCTTGACAATCCTATAATTGAATAAAAAGCTCCAATTACTGCTAAAACATAAAAGTCCTGATGAAGAGTGTCAAGAATAACAGAAACATCGCCATACATACCAGTATGGATACATTAGAATTAGACAAACCATGCTCCCTGCCCATTGACCCTTCAGAAGATTTGTCTGAACCAaatgaataaagaaataaatcCATTGTTCAACTAGATACTATATAGCAGCAAATGAAAAGATCATCTAACCACTTAAGGACGTAAGGGTTGAGTCACTAGAATGCCTGCATTGACATGCAATGTTTCCACATGAACCACATTTTAAGCAACCCAGGCTTGATGGCTGCTTTGCATTAATGCCTGAAGCTTGTTCATAGCCACCATCGGTGCTTGTATTTAAGTACTTTGATGACAATTTGGGCTTAGAATTCAGAGCTGTTTTAGAAACCTCTGCCTAcaaacaaaatatacatacattaCTCAGGTAGAAAAGGAAACTGCTCTTTAACAGTGTCAGTCAATAAataatctaaaaaataaaagtgtaCACAGCATTCAAGCCACCATCTATTAGCTGACAGGCTTCAaactccaattttttttttttttttttttttttgcagcaaTTCAGTGTGCATTAttttaaacataagaaaatcACAATTTCATGACTATCACTTACCTCAGCATCAGTTGCACCAACAGGGACTCTTACCTTCTCTTCGCATGGAATAGACCTCTTGACCACCAACCTATTTTGCAAGGGAGGAGTGTTGCAGGGATTCTGTCTCACACAAGTTACTTTCTTAATTTGCCCACTAGAAGGTTTCCCAGATTCAACCTTTGAGCTTCCATGACTCAACTTCTCATCTAAAAGACCCCATCTCATCTCAAAAATCCTATTCAGGTTTTCTGCCATATGATGAAACGGATTTCCAGGAGGATTATAGAGCATGGCATTAGAAAAAGTCAGCCTGACATCCCCAGCAAAGGCTTCAGCATTGCAGTACAAATCTTTCTGCAGCTTTGATTTTACCGTGCCCAAATCCATGGGATGAGAGATGATGTGGAAGTAATCAGGGATTCTCAGCTTCACAGGATCAACTGGTTCATTGAAAGGCCAGCTTTCCTTGTTATTCATCAGTGTTTTGAGAATCATTGAGCATTGCACCTTCACACTACGAtcaatcttcatcttcttctctttctgaCCCTCAAGATCCCCCGAGCGTTCACGCTTCTTAGAACCCGGAAGTGAAGATATTGACATTGAGCTGACCTCTCTGAGTGAGGCTAGGTGCCCATCGTCACGTGAGTGACTCCTAGAATAATTAGAATCAGCTTCTAATTTTTTCCCGGGATCAGCTTCAATTCTTTTGCAGGCAAATTTAATCTTCAGCTTGTTGCTCGACAACATGGTTTTAGTTGCAATCATTATAACGAACTGCGTGAACTCAGATCAACAAAGCCGGAACTTCAAGTTCTTAGACAAAATTGTATGGCCTCCTAATACGCAATACCACTTGGAAGACCAGCGCCCTCTCACAATAAACCAGTGCCTTCTCACAATAAAGGCATGAAAATCACCACCATGTGCAGTAAAAAACTGCAGAAAATGAGCCGCGAATTATTTTACGAATGTACAACAAGTGCACAACTTAATAGTAACTAATTATACagtaaaaatttgaagaaaacagAAACACCTAGTATGTAGATAAACCCCTCCACTTTTTTGCAAAAACTTTCAATTGAAGTCTTCAAAATTATCGAATTCAATAACTATAATCAAGGATTGTATCCAAATACAAAATATAAGTAATTTACAGAACTTCAACATCAAATTAACCAAGCATCAAACCTAAGACAAATCTGTTGACTTCCAAACTACCCGAGTACGAAAAATCATGCCATTGACATAACAACGCAACTATGCCCCAAATACAACGTAACTACCAAACccccaaaaacataaaacaccaaaaactcGCACGCAGATTAATCAAGCCgccgaaaaaagaaaaacccagaaaccaaaaGCAACAAGGGagaaaacccaaatcaaaaCTCCAACTAAAAACGTAAAGAAACACATCGGGAAATCATGAGGCCAGGGATCGAAGAAGAACTCACCGAAATCGAGTCAAAAGCAGCGAGCAAAACAACCGAGAGATCGTGCGCCGCGGCGCGAAAGAGAGGGCTTTTCAGCCCCCTCGTGGATGCTGGGATACGATTCGGGACAAGGG
This region includes:
- the LOC137727493 gene encoding protopine O-dealkylase-like, yielding MALSQLPAGSQSSNSLFSVLEIAKEPLISVPQCYVRLEQEPTPTELSDSHKGTFPSIPTIDMTKFVNGETSDFASQLEKLHSTCKDWGIFQLVNHGVSPMLLEKLKHEVQVFFKLPLEEKMKYTIRSGDFEGYGNIVKTKDQKLDWGDRFYMITNPIHRRNPYLFAELPSSLRNTLESYFMELDQLAMRLLGFMAKALKIEMSEIEELFDKDGMQSVRMTYYPPCPQPELVAGLTPHSDATGITILNQLNGDGLQIKKDGVWMPVNFHKDAFVVNVGDIFEMLSNGVYKSIEHRVMVNSEKERVSVAMFFVPKYEAEIGPLRSLVSPQNPPLFKRIGTEKYLNDFFSRRRLDGKSYLEQMKIQNV
- the LOC137729219 gene encoding eukaryotic translation initiation factor 4E-1 is translated as MVVEDAPKTSASEDQAKTEANAKPREDDDEPEEGEIVGDQDSASSKPSKGIAPQSHALEHSWTFWFDSPAAKPAKSKQEDWGSSIRPIYTFTTVEEFWSIYNNVRHPSKLIVGTDFHCFKYKIEPKWEDPVCANGGNWTVPYPRGKSDTYWLYTLLAMIGEQFDHGDEICGAVVNVRKSQDKIALWTKNATNEAAQVSIGKQWKGFLDYNETIGFTFHEDAMRLGRGAKNKYIA
- the LOC137728792 gene encoding transcription factor GTE12-like, producing MIATKTMLSSNKLKIKFACKRIEADPGKKLEADSNYSRSHSRDDGHLASLREVSSMSISSLPGSKKRERSGDLEGQKEKKMKIDRSVKVQCSMILKTLMNNKESWPFNEPVDPVKLRIPDYFHIISHPMDLGTVKSKLQKDLYCNAEAFAGDVRLTFSNAMLYNPPGNPFHHMAENLNRIFEMRWGLLDEKLSHGSSKVESGKPSSGQIKKVTCVRQNPCNTPPLQNRLVVKRSIPCEEKVRVPVGATDAEAEVSKTALNSKPKLSSKYLNTSTDGGYEQASGINAKQPSSLGCLKCGSCGNIACQCRHSSDSTLTSLSDKSSEGSMGREHGLSNSNVSILDCQAKSLSTSQTSKSDPESDGDVSALDGENICSSPRLTTPVSDSASGEGWSTSHFDVQMSPKRALRTAMLKSRFADTIWKAQQQKLVDHDDRSDPLKMQQERARLERKQREEKARIEAEIRAAEAATRKRAENELKQQRERKREEARIALEKMKRTVEVDTSLKILEELGRFTGLSVFAPILNFNRRSGGFCGSHPQSPLEQLGLFVKPEYSGDDDDDESMLYEDGEEGEIV